One genomic segment of Brassica napus cultivar Da-Ae chromosome A3, Da-Ae, whole genome shotgun sequence includes these proteins:
- the LOC106442814 gene encoding uncharacterized protein LOC106442814, with protein MANNSGTDEVMNQSEEPRTPLKRPVLKNDTGFAMVWTPEEQATLDNVLLKKPKDASKYSCVSRYARISLEFPNKTTKDIAMRCRWIKELGRVKAESSNSAPQDAVIDEVINQNGKLFYQIFDNLSYSSKLEENLTLFNKSRDNIMVLVNKLNENVPDQMKHMPPLPDKLNDDLFKFIGSKSNLP; from the coding sequence ATGGCGAATAATTCCGGCACAGACGAAGTGATGAATCAATCCGAGGAGCCAAGGACCCCGCTGAAGAGACCAGTCTTGAAAAACGACACTGGATTCGCCATGGTATGGACCCCTGAAGAACAAGCAACTCTAGATAACGTCCTACTCAAGAAACCTAAAGACGCTTCTAAATATTCGTGTGTCTCACGTTACGCGAGAATCTCATTAGAGTTTCCAAATAAGACCACCAAAGACATCGCTATGCGTTGCAGATGGATCAAAGAATTGGGAAGAGTCAAAGCTGAGAGTTCAAACTCAGCTCCTCAAGATGCGGTCATCGATGAGGTAATTAACCAAAACGGGAAACTGTTTTATCAGATTTTTGATAATCTCTCATATTCCTCAAAGCTCGAAGAAAACCTTACACTCTTCAACAAATCCCGCGACAATATCATGGTACTTGTCAACAAGCTCAACGAGAATGTGCCGGACCAGATGAAGCATATGCCACCATTGCCTGACAAATTGAACGATGATTTATTTAAATTCATTGGTTCAAAATCAAATCTACCATAG
- the LOC106441025 gene encoding LOW QUALITY PROTEIN: cadmium/zinc-transporting ATPase HMA3-like (The sequence of the model RefSeq protein was modified relative to this genomic sequence to represent the inferred CDS: inserted 1 base in 1 codon), producing MADGEETTKKKLQTSYFDVVGICCSSEVCLVGEILRPLDGVKEFSVIVPSRTVIVVHDILLISPLQIVKALNKARLEASVRPYGETSLTSQWPSPFAVVSGVLLALSFLKYFYSPLEWFALVAVVAGVFPILAKAVASVTRFRVDINALTLIAVIATVCMEDYTEAATIVFLFSVADWLESSAAHKASTVMSSLMSLAPRKAVIAETGQEVDVDDVGINTVVAVKAGESIPIDGIVVDGSCDVDEKTLTGESFPVSKQRDSTVLAATINLNGYIKVKTTSLARDCVVAKMTKLVEEAQKSQTKTQRFIDKCSRYYTPAVVVVAACFSVIPVLLKVDNLSHWFHLALVVLVSGCPCVLILSTPVATFCALTKAATSGFLIKTGDCLETLAKIRIAAFDKTGTITKAEFTVSDFKSLSPNINLKNLLYWVSSIESKSSHPMAAALIDYARSVSVEPTPDMVENFQNFPGEGVYGRIDGQDIYIGNKRIAHRAGCLTVPGIEANMKRGKTIGYIYIGEELTGSFSLLDGCRHGAAQALQELKSLNIKTAMLTGDNQDAAKSIQEQLGDALDIVHAELLPQDKARIIDEFKSQGPTMMVGDGLNDAPALAKADIGISMGISGSALATETGDIILMSNDINKIPKGMRXARRSHRKVIENVVLSVGIKGAIMVLGLVGYPLIWAAILADAGTCLLVILNSMMLLRDEREAAPVCYRASPLSPVKLEEPEVEDLEVGLLQKSGETSKKSCCSGCCSGPKDKQTEDLQSF from the exons ATGGCCGACGGTGAAGAGACAACGAAGAAGAAGTTACAGACAAGCTACTTCGATGTGGTCGGAATCTGCTGTTCATCTGAAGTTTGTCTTGTCGGAGAAATTCTTCGTCCTCTTGACGGCGTCAAAGAATTCTCCGTCATCGTCCCTTCTAGAACCGTCATCGTTGTCCACGACATCCTCTTGATTTCTCCGCTTCAAATCG TCAAGGCACTGAATAAAGCTAGGTTAGAGGCAAGCGTGAGACCATACGGAGAGACAAGCTTGACTAGTCAATGGCCAAGCCCTTTTGCAGTTGTTTCTGGTGTATTGCTTGCTCTCTCCTTCCTCAAATACTTCTATAGCCCTCTTGAGTGGTTCGCTCTTGTTGCTGTGGTGGCTGGAGTCTTTCCTATTCTCGCTAAAGCTGTAGCTTCTGTCACAAGGTTTAGGGTTGACATCAACGCTCTCACTCTAATTGCTG TGATCGCAACAGTGTGTATGGAGGATTACACAGAAGCTGCTACAATTGTGTTTCTATTCTCAGTTGCAGATTGGCTCGAGTCAAGTGCTGCTCACAAG GCAAGCACAGTGATGTCGTCCCTGATGAGCTTAGCGCCTAGAAAGGCAGTGATAGCGGAAACTGGACAAGAAGTTGACGTAGATGACGTTGGAATAAACacagttgttgcagttaaagcTGGAGAAAGTATACCGATCGATGGAATTGTAGTGGATGGAAGCTGTGACGTGGATGAGAAAACATTGACAGGAGAGTCGTTCCCTGTCTCCAAACAAAGAGACTCTACTGTTTTGGCTGCTACCATAAATCTTAATG GTTATATAAAGGTCAAAACTACCTCTCTAGCCAGAGACTGTGTGGTTGCAAAAATGACTAAGCTTGTAGAAGAAGCTCAGAAAAGCCAAACCAAAACTCAACGGTTTATTGACAAATGTTCTCGCTACTACACTCCAG CTGTTGTTGTAGTAGCAGCATGTTTTTCTGTCATCCCAGTCCTGTTAAAGGTTGACAACCTCAGCCATTGGTTCCACTTAGCACTTGTTGTGTTGGTAAGCGGTTGTCCATGTGTTCTTATCCTATCCACACCCGTTGCTACCTTTTGTGCTCTCACTAAGGCAGCTACATCAGGTTTTCTGATCAAAACCGGTGACTGTCTAGAAACCTTGGCAAAGATCAGGATTGCTGCTTTTGACAAAACAGGAACTATTACAAAAGCCGAGTTCACGGTCTCGGACTTTAAGTCTCTTTCTCCAAATATCAATCTGAAAAATTTGCTTTACTG GGTCTCAAGCATCGAAAGCAAGTCAAGCCATCCAATGGCAGCTGCGCTTATTGACTACGCGAGATCAGTTTCTGTTGAGCCTACGCCTGATATGGTCGAGAACTTTCAGAACTTTCCAGGAGAAGGTGTTTATGGGAGAATAGATGGTCAAGATATCTACATTGGAAACAAAAGAATTGCACATAGAGCTGGTTGCTTAACAG TTCCGGGTATTGAAGCTAATATGAAGCGGGGTAAGACCATTGGTTACATATACATTGGAGAAGAACTAACCGGAAGTTTTAGCCTTTTGGACGGTTGTCGACATGGGGCTGCTCAAGCTCTCCAGGAGCTCAAGTCCTTAAACATCAAAACCGCAATGCTCACAGGAGATAACCAAGACGCAGCCAAGTCTATTCAAGAACAG CTAGGGGACGCTTTGGATATAGTTCATGCAGAACTTCTTCCACAAGACAAAGCAAGAATCATCGATGAGTTCAAGAGCCAAGGGCCTACAATGATGGTAGGAGACGGGCTTAACGATGCACCGGCCTTAGCCAAAGCAGACATTGGCATTTCAATGGGGATCTCAGGGTCAGCACTTGCGACAGAGACAGGAGATATCATTCTTATGTCCAACGACATAAACAAGATACCTAAAGGGATGA CTGCGAGGAGAAGTCATAGGAAAGTGATTGAGAATGTGGTTTTGTCTGTGGGCATTAAAGGAGCAATCATGGTGCTTGGTTTGGTAGGTTACCCTCTTATTTGGGCAGCTATTCTTGCAGATGCAGGAACTTGTTTGCTTGTGATACTTAATAGTATGATGCTTCTACGTGATGAGCGTGAAGCTGCGCCTGTATGTTACCGTGCTTCTCCTTTGTCACCGGTGAAGCTTGAGGAGCCTGAAGTGGAGGATCTGGAAGTGGGGTTGTTGCAGAAGAGTGGGGAGACAAGTAAAAAGAGTTGTTGCTCTGGTTGTTGTAGTGGCCCTAAGGACAAGCAAACAGAGGACTTACAGAGTTTCTGA
- the LOC106441024 gene encoding villin-4-like, with product MSVSMRDLDPAFQGAGQKAGIEVWRIENFSPAPIPKSSIGKFFTGDSYIVLKTTALKTGALRHDIHYWLGKDTSQDEAGTAAVKTVELDAALGGRAVQYREVQGHETEKFLSYFKPCIIPQEGGVASGFKHVEAEEHITRLFVCRGKHVVHVKEVTFARSSLTHDDIYILDTKSKIFQFNGSNSSIQERAKALEVVQYIKDTYHDGTCEVATVEDGRLMADADSGEFWGFFGGFAPLPRKTANDEDKTHTSDIKKLFCVEKGQANPVEGDSLKREMLDTSKCYILDCGLEMFVWMGRTTSLDDRKTASGAAEEMIRSSERPKSQMIRIIEGFETVTFRSKFDTWAQVTNTTVSEDGRGRVAALLQRQGVNVRGLMKAAPPKEEIQAFIDCTGNLQVWRVNGQQKILLQAADHSKFYSGDCYVFQYSYPGEEKEEVLIGTWFGKQSVEEERASAVSMASKMVESMKFVPAQARIYEGKEPVQFFVIMQSFIVFKGGISSGYKKYIAEKEVDDDTYNENGLALFRIQGSGPENMQAIQVEPVASSLNSSYCYILHNDTSVFTWTGNLATSTDQELVERQLDLIKPNLQTRAQKEGSESEQFWELLGGKTEYSSQKLTKEPESDPHLFSCTFSKEILKVTEIYNFTQDDLMTEDIFIVDCHSEIFVWVGQEVVPKNKLQALTIGEKFIEKDSLLEKLSPEAPIYVIMEGGEPSFFTRFFTSWDSSKSAMHGNSFQRKLRIVKNGGTPVAEKPKRRTPASYGGRASVPDKSQQRSRSMSFSPDRVRVRGRSPAFNALAATFESQNARNLSTPPPVVRKLYPRSVTPDSSKLAPKSSAIASRSALFEQQLKTPPQEPSIPKSLKASPKTPESPAPESNSNGKEEKKENGNEEEKSMSSRIEYLTIQEDAKEGVEDEEDLPAYPYERLKTTSADPISEIDVTRREAYLSSEEFKEKFGMTKEAFYKLPKWKQNKFKMAVQLF from the exons ATGTCTGTTTCCATGAGAGACTTGGACCCAGCTTTCCAAGGAGCTGGACAGAAAGC CGGTATTGAGGTATGGCGTATAGAGAACTTCAGCCCTGCCCCCATTCCAAAGTCTTCCATTGGGAAGTTTTTCACCGGAGACTCCTACATAGTATTGAAG ACAACGGCGTTAAAAACTGGTGCATTGCGCCATGATATCCATTACTGGCTTGGTAAAGATACTTCTCAG gaTGAAGCTGGGACTGCTGCAGTTAAGACGGTTGAATTAGATGCAGCTCTAGGAGGTCGTGCAGTTCAGTATCGTGAAGTCCAAGGCCACGAGACCGAGAAATTCTTGTCCTATTTTAAGCCATGTATCATACCTCAAGAAGGTGGAGTAGCTTCAGGATTCAAACATGTGGAAGCTGAAGAACATATTACCCGCTTGTTCGTCTGCAGAGGAAAACATGTGGTCCATGTCAAGGAG GTTACTTTTGCTCGGAGTTCTTTAACCCATGATGATATTTACATTCTTGACACAAAGTCCAAGATCTTCCAATTCAATGGATCTAATTCAAGTATCCAAGAGAGAGCTAAGGCACTTGAAGTGGTTCAGTATATTAAAGATACTTACCATGATGGAACATGTGAAGTTGCTACTGTTG AGGATGGGAGACTTATGGCTGATGCTGATAGTGGAGAGTTTTGGGGTTTCTTTGGTGGATTCGCTCCTTTACCTAGAAAAACAGCTAATGATGAAGACAAAACTCACACTTCCGATATCAAAAAATTATTCTG TGTGGAGAAGGGACAAGCAAACCCTGTTGAAGGAGATTCTTTGAAAAGAGAGATGCTGGATACAAGCAAGTGTTATATTCTTGATTGTGGACTTGAAATGTTTGTTTGGATGGGAAGAACCACATCTCTTGATGATAGAAAAACTGCAAGTGGAGCAGCAGAA GAAATGATCCGTTCATCTGAGCGACCCAAATCGCAAATGATCCGCATAATAGAAGGGTTTGAGACCGTTACATTCAGATCAAAGTTTGATACATGGGCCCAAGTAACTAATACAACTGTGTCAGAGGATGGTAGAGGCAGAGTTGCCG CACTTTTGCAACGGCAAGGAGTGAATGTGAGAGGGCTAATGAAAGCTGCTCCACCTAAAGAAGAGATCCAAGCTTTCATTGATTGCACTGGGAATCTGCAGGTGTGGCGTGTGAATGGTCAGCAAAAGATTCTCCTTCAAGCTGCTGATCATTCGAAATTCTACAGTGGAGATTGCTATGTTTTCCAGTATTCTTATCCTggtgaagaaaaagaagaagttctTATAGGAACTTGGTTCGGAAAGCAAAGCGTGGAG GAAGAAAGAGCTTCTGCAGTGTCTATGGCGAGCAAAATGGTTGAATCAATGAAGTTTGTACCAGCTCAA GCTCGCATCTATGAAGGAAAGGAACCTGTTCAGTTCTTTGTCATTATGCAAAGCTTTATCGTTTTCAAG GGTGGTATTAGCAGTGGATACAAGAAATACATAGCAGAgaaagaagttgatgatgataCATACAATGAGAATGGTCTTGCTCTATTCCGCATTCAAGGGTCTGGTCCTGAAAATATGCAAGCAATACAAGTTGAACCT GTTGCTTCATCACTGAACTCCTCATACTGTTACATACTACATAATGATACTTCTGTCTTTACTTGGACTGGGAATCTAGCAACCTCAACTGACCAGGAACTTGTTGAGAGACAGCTTGATCTTATTAAG CCAAACCTACAGACTAGAGCACAAAAGGAAGGTTCAGAATCAGAACAGTTCTGGGAGTTATTAGGAGGCAAAACCGAATATTCGAGCCAAAAGCTCACAAAAGAACCTGAGAGTGACCCTCACTTGTTCTCCTGCACATTCTCTAAAG AAATTCTGAAGGTGACAGAGATATATAACTTCACACAGGATGACTTGATGACAGAAGATATATTTATAGTAGACTGCCACTCAGAGATCTTCGTATGGGTTGGCCAAGAAGTAGTCCCCAAGAACAAGTTGCAAGCCTTAACTATTGGAGAG AAATTCATTGAGAAAGATTCTCTCCTGGAGAAGTTATCCCCTGAAGCACCTATATATGTGATCATGGAAGGTGGTGAGCCAAGTTTCTTCACCCGTTTTTTCACTTCTTGGGATTCCTCAAAGTCTGCT ATGCATGGAAACTCATTCCAGAGAAAACTCAGAATCGTCAAAAATGGTGGAACTCCAGTTGCAGAG AAACCGAAACGAAGGACTCCAGCTTCATACGGTGGCCGTGCTAGTGTTCCAGACAAATCACAGCAGCGGTCAAGAAGCATGTCGTTTAGTCCAGACAGGGTTCGCGTGAGGGGAAGATCTCCAGCTTTCAATGCACTCGCAGCAACGTTTGAGAGCCAAAACGCAAGAAACCTCTCAACACCTCCCCCTGTAGTTAGAAAACTCTACCCTAGATCTGTTACTCCTGATTCCTCAAAGCTTGCTCCCAAGTCTTCAGCCATTGCTTCTCGTAGTGCCCTTTTCGAACAACAACTAAAAACACCTCCCCAAGAACCTTCAATACCAAAATCACTCAAAG CGAGCCCAAAGACACCCGAGTCTCCAGCACCAGAATCCAACTCAAATGgaaaggaggagaagaaggagaatgggAACGAGGAGGAGAAATCAATGAGCAGCAGGATAGAATATCTGACGATCCAAGAAGATGCTAAGGAAGGagtggaagatgaagaagatttgCCAGCTTACCCATACGAACGTCTCAAGACAACTTCTGCTGATCCTATCTCAGAGATTGATGTAACAAGAAGAGAG GCTTACCTTTCATCAGAGGAGTTCAAAGAGAAATTTGGTATGACGAAAGAAGCTTTCTACAAGCTGCCTAAATGGAAACAGAACAAGTTCAAGATGGCTGTTCAACTCTTCTGA